One Cydia pomonella isolate Wapato2018A chromosome 14, ilCydPomo1, whole genome shotgun sequence DNA segment encodes these proteins:
- the LOC133524788 gene encoding uncharacterized protein LOC133524788 isoform X2, with amino-acid sequence MAGTFGLISVFNHETQEWRTYKNRLTQWFIANDINDDTDKAQVKRRAILISALAESTYRLASNLALPATLEEKGFSDVVKILDAHFTPKRCGYVERFHFYSATQQAGEGHVQWAARLKGLAAHCEFKNMEDAILDRFVMGMLPGREREKLFAQNVGELTLSKAIDLAESIRVARTGGAATGLAGAPVATEASGLFQIEKASTGSSASSSNVQCSVCGRYKHSATKCRFRNYKCRKCQTKGHLSNMCKAVKYIESEEVNESDDVLTG; translated from the coding sequence ATGGCTGGTACTTTTGGGTTAATTTCGGTTTTTAATCATGAAACCCAAGAGTGGAGAACCTACAAGAATCGGCTAACTCAGTGGTTCATAGCCAACGATATTAATGACGACACAGATAAAGCGCAAGTGAAACGGCGAGCTATCTTGATAAGCGCACTCGCCGAATCTACCTACCGGCTGGCAAGTAATTTAGCATTACCGGCTACGTTAGAAGAAAAAGGATTTTCGGATGTGGTGAAGATTTTGGACGCTCATTTCACACCAAAACGCTGCGGGTACGTGGAACGCTTCCATTTTTATTCGGCCACCCAGCAAGCGGGCGAAGGTCACGTGCAGTGGGCTGCGCGTCTGAAGGGCCTCGCCGCGCACtgcgaatttaaaaatatggaGGACGCTATTCTCGATAGATTTGTAATGGGTATGCTCCCGGGCCGAGAGCGCGAAAAGCTATTCGCGCAAAATGTCGGGGAGCTCACGTTGTCTAAGGCGATAGATTTGGCGGAGAGTATCAGAGTTGCTCGCACCGGTGGCGCTGCCACTGGCCTAGCTGGAGCCCCGGTGGCTACGGAAGCCAGCGGTCTGTTCCAGATTGAAAAAGCATCTACGGGCTCGTCTGCATCGTCGTCTAACGTCCAGTGCTCGGTGTGTGGTAGATACAAACATAGTGCTACAAAGTGTCGTTTTAGAAATTATAAGTGTAGaaagtgtcaaacaaagggCCATTTAAGTAACATGTGCAAGGCGGTGAAATATATCGAGTCGGAAGAGGTGAACGAAAGTGATGACG
- the LOC133524788 gene encoding uncharacterized protein LOC133524788 isoform X3: protein MAGTFGLISVFNHETQEWRTYKNRLTQWFIANDINDDTDKAQVKRRAILISALAESTYRLASNLALPATLEEKGFSDVVKILDAHFTPKRCGYVERFHFYSATQQAGEGHVQWAARLKGLAAHCEFKNMEDAILDRFVMGMLPGREREKLFAQNVGELTLSKAIDLAESIRVARTGGAATGLAGAPVATEASGLFQIEKASTGSSASSSNVQCSVCGRYKHSATKCRFRNYKCRKCQTKGHLSNMCKAVKYIESEEVNESDDG, encoded by the coding sequence ATGGCTGGTACTTTTGGGTTAATTTCGGTTTTTAATCATGAAACCCAAGAGTGGAGAACCTACAAGAATCGGCTAACTCAGTGGTTCATAGCCAACGATATTAATGACGACACAGATAAAGCGCAAGTGAAACGGCGAGCTATCTTGATAAGCGCACTCGCCGAATCTACCTACCGGCTGGCAAGTAATTTAGCATTACCGGCTACGTTAGAAGAAAAAGGATTTTCGGATGTGGTGAAGATTTTGGACGCTCATTTCACACCAAAACGCTGCGGGTACGTGGAACGCTTCCATTTTTATTCGGCCACCCAGCAAGCGGGCGAAGGTCACGTGCAGTGGGCTGCGCGTCTGAAGGGCCTCGCCGCGCACtgcgaatttaaaaatatggaGGACGCTATTCTCGATAGATTTGTAATGGGTATGCTCCCGGGCCGAGAGCGCGAAAAGCTATTCGCGCAAAATGTCGGGGAGCTCACGTTGTCTAAGGCGATAGATTTGGCGGAGAGTATCAGAGTTGCTCGCACCGGTGGCGCTGCCACTGGCCTAGCTGGAGCCCCGGTGGCTACGGAAGCCAGCGGTCTGTTCCAGATTGAAAAAGCATCTACGGGCTCGTCTGCATCGTCGTCTAACGTCCAGTGCTCGGTGTGTGGTAGATACAAACATAGTGCTACAAAGTGTCGTTTTAGAAATTATAAGTGTAGaaagtgtcaaacaaagggCCATTTAAGTAACATGTGCAAGGCGGTGAAATATATCGAGTCGGAAGAGGTGAACGAAAGTGATGACG